One genomic segment of Cellulophaga sp. HaHaR_3_176 includes these proteins:
- a CDS encoding dipeptide epimerase: MKFSLKKYILPLKHTFSISRESHDFQNSLIVSLSENNQTGYGEATSNPYYNITVESMMNEINSIKNDIESFNFTKPEIFHQFLVDKGLSNFAICALDLAAHDLYGKLLGKPLYEIWNTTTATYPTTNYTIGIASIDKMVAKMKETPWPIYKIKLGTDDDVNIVRELRKHSDAIFRIDANCAWTAKETIFNAPLLKDLGVEFLEQPLKADDWIGMEEVMHHSVLPVIADESCIVESDVEKCGLHYSGINIKLTKCGGLTPALRMIKKGKEMGLKIMVGCMTESTVGISAIAQLLPQLDYVDMDGALLLKEDIANGIIIQNDAKVIFPSLGGSGITLN, encoded by the coding sequence ATGAAATTTAGTCTTAAAAAATACATTTTACCATTAAAACATACTTTTAGCATATCTAGAGAGTCACACGATTTTCAAAATTCTTTAATTGTGAGTTTATCAGAAAATAACCAAACTGGTTATGGCGAAGCTACTTCTAACCCATATTACAATATAACGGTAGAAAGTATGATGAACGAAATTAATAGTATTAAAAACGATATCGAGAGTTTTAATTTTACAAAACCAGAAATATTTCATCAATTTTTAGTTGATAAAGGATTATCTAATTTTGCTATTTGCGCATTAGATTTGGCTGCTCATGACCTTTACGGCAAATTATTAGGTAAGCCTTTGTATGAGATTTGGAATACAACAACTGCTACCTACCCTACCACCAATTACACAATTGGTATTGCAAGTATTGATAAAATGGTTGCCAAAATGAAAGAAACTCCTTGGCCTATTTATAAAATTAAACTGGGTACTGATGATGATGTAAATATTGTAAGAGAGTTACGTAAACACAGTGATGCAATTTTTAGAATAGATGCTAATTGTGCTTGGACTGCAAAAGAAACAATTTTTAATGCTCCCCTCTTAAAAGACCTTGGTGTTGAGTTTTTAGAACAACCTTTAAAAGCTGATGATTGGATTGGTATGGAAGAGGTTATGCACCACAGCGTTTTGCCTGTTATAGCTGATGAAAGTTGTATTGTAGAAAGTGATGTTGAAAAATGTGGCCTCCATTATAGCGGAATAAATATAAAGCTTACCAAGTGTGGCGGACTAACCCCTGCTCTTAGAATGATTAAAAAAGGAAAAGAAATGGGTCTTAAAATTATGGTTGGTTGCATGACAGAATCTACCGTTGGTATTTCTGCTATTGCACAACTTTTACCTCAATTAGATTATGTTGATATGGATGGCGCCCTTTTACTTAAAGAAGATATTGCTAACGGAATTATTATACAAAATGACGCTAAAGTAATTTTTCCTTCATTGGGTGGTAGCGGTATAACACTTAATTAA
- a CDS encoding aminotransferase class I/II-fold pyridoxal phosphate-dependent enzyme, with product MVNYIDSFPGREISINNEKHLYFGGTSYLGLQLDEEFQHLYINNLKKYGTNYGASRKSNIRISIFDQAEDYLANLVGSEAAVTMSSGYLAGQFVAQSLLKSNHKLFYAPNTHSALYLSDTSKPYVTFSALNIALRDHIDKNKKTIPVVFLDAVDFSGANYPNFDGLQQLPLNDIILIVDDSHGIGIVGENGGGVFETVANLNPKELIVCCSLGKGFGVQGGAIFGSQKRINALVDTDFFGGSSPASPANLASILYGENIYTSKRVLLDINTQLFIKSLGNNVNFKHMPNHPAFSFSNEELTTYLEDNKIIITSFRYPNEDSNLMSRIVISAAHTKKDILKICEIINSFYNS from the coding sequence ATGGTGAATTATATAGACTCTTTTCCTGGTAGAGAAATATCTATTAATAATGAAAAGCATCTTTATTTTGGAGGTACATCGTATTTAGGCTTACAACTAGATGAAGAATTTCAACATTTATATATTAACAATTTAAAAAAATACGGCACTAATTACGGAGCTTCAAGAAAATCAAATATTAGAATTTCCATTTTTGATCAAGCCGAAGATTATTTAGCAAACTTAGTGGGTAGCGAAGCTGCTGTAACAATGTCATCAGGGTATTTAGCTGGGCAGTTTGTAGCACAATCACTATTAAAAAGTAACCATAAATTATTTTATGCTCCCAATACTCATTCTGCACTTTATTTATCTGATACCAGCAAACCCTATGTAACGTTTTCTGCATTAAATATTGCACTTAGAGATCATATTGATAAGAACAAAAAAACAATTCCAGTTGTATTTTTAGATGCTGTAGATTTTTCAGGAGCTAATTACCCCAATTTTGATGGCTTGCAACAATTACCTTTAAATGATATTATTTTAATTGTAGATGACTCGCACGGTATTGGTATTGTAGGTGAAAATGGAGGTGGTGTTTTTGAAACAGTAGCTAACTTAAACCCTAAAGAATTAATTGTTTGCTGCTCATTAGGGAAGGGGTTTGGTGTACAAGGTGGTGCTATTTTTGGTTCTCAAAAAAGAATTAATGCATTAGTTGATACTGATTTTTTTGGAGGATCTAGTCCTGCATCACCTGCTAATTTAGCAAGTATTTTATACGGTGAAAATATTTATACTTCTAAAAGGGTTTTACTTGATATTAACACTCAACTTTTTATAAAATCTTTAGGTAATAATGTTAATTTTAAACATATGCCTAATCACCCTGCATTCAGTTTTTCAAACGAAGAACTGACTACCTATTTAGAAGATAATAAAATTATTATTACAAGTTTTAGATACCCAAATGAAGACTCTAACCTGATGAGTCGGATAGTTATTAGTGCTGCACACACTAAAAAAGATATTTTAAAAATATGTGAGATTATAAACTCTTTCTATAATTCTTAA
- a CDS encoding SusD/RagB family nutrient-binding outer membrane lipoprotein, which translates to MKNIITKIIILILFTAVFVACSEEYFEVNTPSNTATVDQLRMQDLIAPIIHSTMEAQRSAELSFGNYVQNFVSTGGGAAGQTTASGLWDQVYLYILPNLKVIKEKSIESNAIHIGAITDVLTAINLGIATDTWDNIPYSDATNGPDNNFPTFDTQEEIYTQIFILLDDAISALESTDDSGFDLGSSDLIYGGDSDKWLRTAYTIKARYQLHLVNKGIVTANDVLTTIANGYTSTDDDFQMFYDDKNINPWYSVEVLARSTGNFSNDIASQLVSSMNGEYYPFQSGSVIIDPRLPLFAEIPDEDIEYRGFVSGGLGISTDGSDANTSFKTDGYYTSVDSPLMLISYAEAMFIKAEAAFLANGGTTISTGSNLDAYTAYLSGVQASMDMYGVDGADYLSDAAIAVGEAGLMLNHILKEKYIHNFLNPETFVDFRRYDFSEDAFKGLQIRLEDAADNNEYEGQWYRRAEYPSTEISRNETNVLANQQTPVTPVWWDN; encoded by the coding sequence ATGAAAAATATAATAACTAAAATAATAATACTAATTTTATTTACAGCTGTTTTTGTAGCCTGTAGCGAAGAGTATTTTGAAGTAAACACACCCTCAAATACAGCAACGGTAGACCAATTACGTATGCAAGATTTAATTGCACCAATAATTCACAGTACAATGGAGGCTCAACGCTCTGCTGAGTTATCTTTTGGTAATTATGTGCAAAATTTTGTTAGTACAGGAGGAGGAGCTGCTGGACAAACAACAGCAAGTGGGCTTTGGGATCAAGTGTATCTTTATATTTTGCCAAATTTGAAGGTAATTAAAGAAAAATCAATTGAAAGTAATGCGATACATATTGGAGCGATTACTGATGTGTTAACTGCAATTAATTTAGGTATTGCTACAGATACTTGGGATAATATACCTTACTCAGATGCAACAAATGGACCTGATAATAATTTTCCAACATTTGATACGCAAGAAGAAATATATACTCAAATATTTATTTTATTAGATGATGCAATTTCTGCTTTAGAAAGTACTGATGATTCTGGGTTTGATTTAGGAAGCTCTGATCTTATTTATGGAGGTGATTCTGATAAATGGTTACGAACAGCTTACACTATTAAAGCACGTTACCAATTGCATTTAGTAAATAAAGGAATTGTAACAGCAAATGATGTTTTAACAACAATTGCAAATGGTTATACTTCTACAGATGATGATTTTCAAATGTTTTACGATGATAAAAATATTAATCCTTGGTATTCAGTTGAGGTTTTAGCAAGATCAACAGGTAATTTTAGTAATGATATTGCAAGCCAGTTAGTGAGTTCAATGAATGGAGAGTATTACCCATTTCAGAGTGGTAGTGTAATTATAGACCCTCGTTTGCCATTATTTGCAGAAATACCTGATGAAGATATTGAGTACAGAGGTTTTGTAAGTGGAGGTTTAGGAATATCAACAGATGGGTCTGATGCAAATACAAGTTTTAAAACTGATGGATATTATACTAGTGTAGATTCTCCATTAATGCTAATTAGTTATGCCGAAGCTATGTTTATAAAAGCAGAAGCTGCATTTTTAGCTAACGGAGGTACGACAATTAGTACAGGTTCAAATTTAGATGCTTATACGGCATATTTATCTGGTGTACAGGCAAGCATGGATATGTATGGTGTTGATGGTGCTGATTACTTGTCAGACGCAGCTATAGCTGTTGGAGAGGCAGGATTAATGTTAAACCATATTTTAAAAGAAAAATACATCCATAACTTCTTAAACCCGGAAACGTTTGTTGATTTTAGAAGATATGACTTTTCAGAAGATGCTTTTAAGGGGCTTCAAATTAGATTAGAAGATGCAGCTGATAATAACGAATATGAAGGTCAGTGGTATAGAAGAGCTGAGTATCCGTCAACTGAAATCTCTAGAAATGAGACTAATGTATTAGCAAATCAACAAACTCCTGTTACACCAGTTTGGTGGGATAATTAA
- a CDS encoding SusC/RagA family TonB-linked outer membrane protein: MKKALLMLTALFFCANGIAQNVTGEVKDQNGGPLPGVTVLITGTTVGTTTDFDGNFEIAAAIGDVLRVSYLGMKSKDIKISSNSRLSVVLEEDASALDEVVVTAFGVEKKQKSLGYSVTQVKAENLNLAGQSNAIESLQGRVAGVQINRTSGTSGGGVDILIRGVTSVNPNRSNQPLIIVDGIALNNDTFSGEVRPSSGSNSASSSEQFAFSNRAGDINPEDIESFNVLKGAAATALYGVRASNGAIIITTKKGKKGKAKISLTASTTFRNINKTPSLQTTYREGYNGLPRTLYDPTSETGFNRVENAISFYNWGPEYAADSATLSDGTIVDLTGDQFYSPYDLFRTGFNSQVNLSISGADEKLDYFFSLGNNSEEGVLPNTDYEKTNFRLNSGYKVTDNFNINTSISYTNSGGKRANGGDKSVMSALSFYSSTFPINDYKNADGSERDYSFGIIDNPRYLMETSSLIDDVNRWVGNATFNWAPKDWVNITYAAQVDNYSDKRNRFVGADLDGGSQVGGFILNQNINFTALESNFLVAFNKDWSDKFTTDLTLGHQVSDSKRDYAEARGEGLNVPGINEIGNTTNFFINNTVTQLRNMGVFGELKLGYDDKLFLTLTGRNDWLSTLPKENRSFFYPSASLAYDISDVFGDNNVFTFGKLRASWAEVGKGPGFGDVGQYFIVDGDFPFGGSGGYRRSTQLGDLEIVPERNQSTEFGADLRFAKDRIRLDYAYYETRVKDQIFTVGTGYSSGLSGITRNAGDFEVFGHELLISANIIQKKDFKWDLILNWSTSEGKVLEIPDDIESIIFADSGFVGVTSEIRAGDKMGSLYGYKWTYVDGERYIAPDGLPVINLDERVKVGNAFPDFVSSIGSDFKWKGIGFNFLLEYKKGGDLYDSGLRNSIRNGNPLSTLLRDELVVLDGVMDDGIGGYVTNTREGLIDQDYYRNENQYNRASEVLVQDASWVKLRNISLSYDFDSKFISSLNLSKVSISASANNILIWTPFDGFDPEGNQYSAGSNVYGFTGLSVPISESYSLGINIGF, translated from the coding sequence ATGAAAAAAGCACTTTTAATGCTTACCGCGCTATTTTTTTGCGCAAATGGTATAGCACAAAATGTCACGGGAGAGGTAAAGGATCAAAATGGAGGTCCATTGCCAGGAGTTACAGTTCTGATTACAGGAACTACGGTTGGTACAACAACAGATTTTGATGGAAATTTTGAGATTGCAGCGGCAATAGGAGATGTACTTAGAGTTTCATATTTAGGTATGAAATCTAAAGACATTAAAATTAGTTCAAATTCTAGATTGAGCGTTGTTTTAGAAGAAGATGCAAGTGCCCTAGATGAAGTTGTAGTAACAGCTTTTGGGGTGGAAAAGAAACAAAAATCATTAGGGTATTCAGTAACGCAAGTTAAGGCTGAAAATTTAAATTTAGCAGGGCAGTCAAATGCAATCGAAAGTTTGCAAGGTAGAGTTGCTGGGGTTCAAATTAATAGAACTTCAGGTACTTCAGGTGGCGGAGTTGATATTTTAATTAGAGGTGTAACATCTGTAAACCCTAATAGAAGTAATCAACCATTAATCATAGTAGATGGTATTGCATTAAATAATGATACTTTTTCAGGAGAAGTTAGACCGAGTTCAGGTTCAAATTCAGCAAGTAGTTCTGAACAATTTGCTTTCTCAAACAGGGCAGGAGATATTAACCCTGAAGATATTGAAAGTTTTAATGTTTTAAAGGGTGCTGCAGCAACTGCTTTATATGGTGTTAGAGCTTCAAATGGCGCAATAATTATTACCACTAAAAAAGGTAAAAAAGGGAAGGCTAAGATATCTTTAACGGCTTCAACTACTTTTAGAAATATAAACAAAACACCATCACTGCAAACAACGTATAGAGAAGGTTATAATGGACTCCCTAGAACGCTTTACGATCCTACTTCAGAAACAGGCTTTAATAGAGTTGAGAATGCAATTTCTTTTTACAATTGGGGCCCTGAGTATGCGGCGGATTCTGCAACTTTAAGTGATGGTACAATAGTAGATTTGACAGGAGATCAATTTTATAGCCCTTATGATCTTTTTAGAACAGGGTTTAATTCTCAAGTCAATTTAAGTATTAGTGGGGCCGACGAAAAATTAGATTACTTCTTTTCATTAGGTAATAATAGTGAAGAAGGGGTTTTGCCTAATACTGATTATGAGAAAACTAATTTCAGATTAAATTCAGGCTATAAAGTAACCGATAACTTTAATATCAATACATCTATATCGTATACTAATTCAGGAGGAAAAAGAGCAAATGGTGGTGATAAATCGGTAATGAGTGCATTATCATTTTATTCAAGTACATTTCCTATTAATGACTACAAGAATGCTGATGGTTCTGAACGTGATTATTCTTTCGGAATTATCGATAACCCTAGATATTTAATGGAAACGAGTAGTTTAATTGACGATGTAAACCGTTGGGTAGGTAATGCTACATTCAATTGGGCACCTAAAGACTGGGTGAATATAACATATGCAGCGCAAGTTGATAATTACTCAGATAAACGTAATCGTTTTGTTGGTGCTGATTTAGATGGAGGTTCACAAGTTGGTGGTTTTATATTAAATCAAAATATAAATTTTACAGCATTAGAATCTAACTTCTTAGTAGCCTTTAATAAAGATTGGTCTGATAAATTTACTACAGACCTTACATTAGGTCATCAGGTTTCTGATTCTAAAAGAGATTATGCAGAAGCTAGAGGTGAAGGTTTAAATGTGCCCGGCATAAATGAAATAGGAAATACAACTAATTTTTTTATAAATAATACGGTTACTCAGTTACGTAATATGGGTGTTTTTGGTGAACTGAAATTAGGTTATGATGATAAATTGTTTTTAACCCTAACAGGTAGAAATGACTGGTTATCTACATTGCCTAAAGAAAATAGATCTTTCTTTTATCCTTCAGCTAGTTTAGCTTATGACATTTCTGATGTATTTGGAGATAACAATGTATTTACTTTCGGAAAATTAAGAGCTTCTTGGGCAGAGGTAGGTAAAGGACCTGGTTTTGGTGATGTTGGTCAATATTTTATTGTTGATGGTGATTTTCCTTTCGGAGGTTCTGGAGGGTATAGAAGAAGTACACAGCTAGGAGATTTAGAAATAGTTCCAGAAAGAAATCAATCTACTGAGTTTGGTGCAGATTTAAGGTTTGCAAAAGATCGTATTAGATTAGATTATGCGTATTATGAAACAAGAGTTAAAGATCAGATTTTCACTGTTGGTACAGGGTATTCTTCAGGCTTATCAGGGATAACTAGAAATGCTGGAGATTTTGAAGTTTTTGGTCATGAATTATTAATAAGCGCAAATATCATTCAGAAAAAAGATTTCAAATGGGATCTTATTTTAAACTGGTCAACAAGTGAAGGTAAAGTCTTAGAAATTCCTGATGATATTGAGTCTATAATTTTTGCAGATTCAGGATTTGTGGGTGTGACTTCAGAAATTCGTGCAGGTGATAAGATGGGGTCATTATACGGTTATAAATGGACGTATGTAGATGGTGAGCGATATATTGCTCCAGATGGTTTACCTGTAATAAATTTAGATGAGCGAGTAAAAGTAGGTAATGCTTTTCCTGATTTTGTATCGTCAATAGGTAGTGATTTTAAATGGAAAGGAATAGGATTTAATTTCTTACTAGAATATAAAAAAGGAGGCGATTTATATGATTCTGGTTTAAGAAACTCTATAAGAAATGGAAACCCTTTAAGTACTTTATTACGAGATGAGTTGGTTGTACTTGATGGAGTTATGGATGACGGTATTGGTGGTTATGTAACTAATACAAGAGAAGGATTAATAGATCAAGATTATTATAGAAATGAAAATCAATACAATAGGGCTTCAGAAGTTTTAGTTCAAGATGCATCGTGGGTAAAACTACGTAACATAAGTCTTTCATACGATTTTGATAGTAAGTTTATAAGCTCATTAAATTTATCAAAAGTAAGTATAAGCGCTAGTGCAAATAATATACTAATATGGACTCCTTTTGATGGTTTTGATCCAGAAGGAAACCAATACAGTGCAGGTAGTAATGTATATGGCTTTACAGGCTTAAGCGTTCCAATATCTGAAAGCTATTCATTAGGTATAAACATAGGATTCTAA
- the trxB gene encoding thioredoxin-disulfide reductase has product MSDNIERIKTLIIGSGPAGYTAAIYAARADLKPVVYTGMEPGGQLTTTTEVDNFPGYPEGIDGPTMMMQLQKQAERFGTEVRIGMITAVEFSNKVGGIHKVTVDDSKQIEAETIIISTGATAKYLNIPSEQKLRGGGVSACAVCDGFFYKKQDVAIVGAGDTAAEEASYLANICNKVTMLVRKDEMRASKAMQRRVKSLPNVEIRFNTEVDEVLGDQVVEGLRMVNNITGEKDDIAITGLFIAIGHKPNTDIFAGQLDMDETGYLITKGKSTKTNLPGVFACGDSQDKEYRQAITAAGTGCMAALDAERYLASIEMPETV; this is encoded by the coding sequence ATGTCAGATAACATTGAAAGAATAAAAACGTTAATTATTGGTTCTGGTCCTGCGGGATATACAGCTGCAATATATGCAGCTAGAGCAGATCTAAAGCCTGTTGTTTATACGGGCATGGAACCAGGTGGGCAGTTGACTACGACTACAGAAGTAGATAATTTCCCAGGCTATCCAGAAGGTATTGATGGGCCTACTATGATGATGCAATTGCAAAAGCAGGCAGAGCGTTTTGGTACAGAGGTTAGAATAGGGATGATTACTGCTGTAGAGTTTAGTAACAAAGTTGGTGGTATTCATAAAGTTACTGTTGATGACTCTAAACAAATAGAAGCGGAAACAATTATAATATCAACAGGTGCAACTGCAAAGTATTTAAATATACCTAGTGAGCAAAAGCTTAGAGGTGGTGGAGTATCTGCTTGTGCTGTTTGTGATGGTTTCTTTTATAAAAAACAAGATGTTGCTATTGTAGGTGCAGGAGATACTGCTGCAGAAGAAGCTTCTTATTTAGCTAATATTTGTAACAAAGTTACAATGTTAGTTCGTAAAGATGAGATGAGAGCTTCAAAAGCAATGCAACGCAGAGTTAAAAGTCTACCTAATGTTGAAATTCGTTTTAATACAGAAGTAGATGAGGTTTTAGGAGACCAAGTTGTTGAAGGCTTAAGAATGGTTAACAATATAACGGGTGAAAAGGACGATATTGCAATTACAGGTTTATTTATAGCAATTGGGCACAAACCGAATACAGATATATTTGCAGGCCAATTAGATATGGATGAAACAGGCTATTTAATAACTAAAGGTAAATCTACGAAAACAAACCTTCCTGGAGTTTTTGCATGTGGTGACTCTCAAGATAAAGAGTACCGTCAAGCAATTACAGCAGCAGGTACGGGTTGTATGGCAGCTTTAGATGCAGAAAGGTATTTAGCTAGTATAGAAATGCCAGAAACAGTATAA
- a CDS encoding PEP/pyruvate-binding domain-containing protein, translating to MKITYFTLFFLIIATPVIHSQKISNEKITEQINAYKNDIRGPYKDIRWFCTDGSIRQPKDPCPEKIGAGVQHARYKDAVVALGTSNHVFLGQILAYTDATDFWDIEYNHSRLKQYQIDKYLKTIDNGWVLQKGQYYRGSIQSEDEQAWGVKFYKWLLTDKERVAENYFLIRQSLKDIPHEGDDNTSQLMRSQSKVISDTFEPFMDLRVKIHSQPEYTDIQKVKDFKQKNTTKLTSVIQKQIDELINTMNVFYIPIDANKFLEKAPLIKQTFIGEKIAAYAITSKTENPQGLLINSAELLFDIRTAILSEANPAIKLQLLDISLKIEEVLFKNAPKWEPSNINELLEKICYLGMATAGAGYTEIWEWQELKGSLSNYESEKMTLGELTSVLEKARREVEWSASMVKAIYQDIVNEYTAFEPKAYGFIDDKIRGSIALHLGKSVGELGDFIAKESSLSNKVLNIKNQSTFRGLNPGYAHGELVVVDGSPDDIEVSSDKIYIFQRPPADLKPVAGIGTVAEGNMVSHVQLLARNLGIPNTALSDENLKDLKQYDGEKVFYAVSNKGNVILKLEKDMSADELALFAKKERKEEKIAVPVENIRLEETAILNMRNVDAEDSGKLCGPKAANLGQLKKMFPDNVVEGLVIPFGIFRDHMDQTMPGKSVSYWTFLNDMFAEANKMRNNNIEEKEVENYQLIQLETLRAAIKEMPLKSEFTAGLEKEFSSVFGKALGDIPVFLRSDTNMEDLKDFTGAGLNLTIFNAAAKEKIITGIKDVWASPYTERSFKWRQKYLLNPENVFPSILVIPSVDVDYSGVLITKGLSSGNEKDLTIAFSRGAGGAVDGQSAETYLIKKSGGYELLAPAREPYHNTLPITGGTGKKMVTFEKSVLNSQNIKEIRELSETIRKTMPKETKTDYNGAYDVELGFKNDKLWLFQIRPFVENKKALSSTYLESITPKININKEIDLSTKL from the coding sequence ATGAAAATTACGTATTTCACATTATTTTTTTTAATTATAGCTACGCCTGTCATACATTCTCAAAAGATTAGTAATGAGAAGATAACAGAACAAATTAATGCCTACAAAAATGATATTCGAGGTCCGTATAAAGATATTCGATGGTTTTGTACTGACGGAAGTATTAGGCAACCCAAAGACCCTTGTCCTGAAAAAATAGGAGCAGGAGTACAACATGCGCGTTACAAAGATGCTGTTGTAGCTTTAGGCACGAGTAATCATGTGTTTTTAGGTCAAATTTTGGCTTATACTGATGCTACAGATTTTTGGGATATTGAATATAACCACTCTCGCTTAAAACAATATCAAATAGATAAATATTTAAAAACAATTGACAATGGTTGGGTTTTACAAAAAGGTCAATATTATAGAGGCTCTATACAATCGGAAGATGAACAAGCTTGGGGTGTTAAATTTTATAAGTGGCTACTTACTGACAAAGAGCGAGTTGCTGAAAATTATTTTTTAATCAGACAATCTTTAAAAGATATACCGCATGAAGGCGATGATAATACTTCTCAATTAATGAGAAGCCAATCTAAAGTCATATCTGATACTTTCGAACCTTTTATGGATCTTAGAGTTAAAATTCATAGCCAGCCAGAATACACTGATATTCAAAAAGTTAAAGATTTTAAACAAAAAAATACTACTAAATTAACGAGTGTAATTCAAAAACAAATTGATGAGTTAATCAATACAATGAATGTGTTTTACATTCCTATTGATGCTAATAAATTTTTAGAAAAAGCGCCTTTGATTAAACAAACTTTTATAGGCGAAAAAATTGCGGCTTATGCCATTACTTCTAAAACAGAAAACCCTCAGGGTTTATTAATTAATTCTGCTGAATTATTATTTGATATTAGAACTGCTATTTTAAGTGAAGCAAACCCTGCTATTAAATTACAATTACTTGATATTTCTTTAAAAATTGAAGAAGTATTATTTAAAAATGCTCCTAAATGGGAACCTTCAAACATAAACGAATTACTTGAAAAAATTTGTTATTTAGGTATGGCAACTGCTGGTGCAGGATATACTGAAATTTGGGAATGGCAAGAGTTAAAAGGATCATTAAGTAACTATGAAAGTGAAAAAATGACTCTGGGTGAGCTTACTTCTGTGTTAGAAAAAGCGCGTAGAGAAGTAGAATGGAGTGCTTCAATGGTTAAAGCCATCTATCAAGATATTGTGAATGAATATACTGCTTTTGAACCAAAAGCTTATGGTTTTATAGATGATAAAATCAGAGGTTCTATTGCATTGCATTTAGGGAAATCAGTTGGTGAACTAGGAGATTTTATTGCTAAAGAATCTTCTTTAAGTAATAAAGTATTGAACATAAAAAACCAAAGTACATTTCGAGGTTTGAACCCTGGCTATGCTCATGGCGAATTAGTGGTTGTAGATGGCTCACCTGATGATATTGAGGTGTCTTCTGATAAAATATACATCTTTCAACGACCTCCTGCCGATCTAAAACCAGTTGCTGGCATTGGCACCGTTGCTGAAGGAAATATGGTCTCGCATGTACAATTATTGGCTCGTAATTTAGGTATACCAAACACAGCGTTATCTGATGAAAATTTAAAAGATTTGAAACAGTACGATGGTGAAAAAGTATTCTATGCTGTTTCTAATAAAGGAAATGTTATTCTGAAATTAGAAAAAGATATGTCAGCTGATGAGCTTGCACTTTTTGCTAAAAAAGAAAGAAAAGAAGAGAAAATTGCTGTTCCTGTAGAAAACATTCGTTTAGAAGAAACTGCAATTTTAAATATGCGTAATGTAGATGCTGAAGACTCTGGTAAACTCTGCGGACCAAAAGCTGCGAATTTAGGGCAATTGAAAAAAATGTTTCCTGATAATGTAGTTGAAGGTTTGGTAATCCCGTTCGGAATCTTTAGAGATCACATGGATCAGACTATGCCTGGAAAATCAGTTTCTTATTGGACGTTTTTAAATGATATGTTTGCTGAAGCAAATAAAATGCGAAACAATAATATAGAAGAAAAAGAAGTTGAAAATTACCAACTTATACAATTAGAAACACTGAGAGCTGCTATTAAAGAAATGCCTTTAAAAAGTGAATTCACAGCAGGATTAGAAAAAGAATTCTCATCTGTTTTTGGTAAAGCATTAGGTGATATACCTGTTTTTTTACGCAGTGATACTAATATGGAAGATTTGAAAGATTTTACAGGTGCAGGTCTTAACCTTACCATATTTAATGCTGCCGCTAAAGAAAAAATTATTACAGGTATTAAAGATGTTTGGGCTTCTCCGTATACTGAGCGTAGTTTTAAATGGCGCCAAAAATATTTATTAAATCCTGAAAATGTTTTTCCTTCTATTTTGGTTATCCCTAGTGTTGATGTAGATTATTCAGGTGTTTTAATAACAAAAGGATTGAGTTCTGGTAATGAAAAAGATTTAACTATTGCTTTTAGCCGTGGAGCTGGTGGTGCTGTTGACGGTCAATCGGCTGAAACGTATTTGATTAAAAAATCTGGTGGGTATGAGTTACTAGCTCCTGCTCGTGAACCGTACCACAATACATTACCTATTACTGGTGGTACTGGCAAAAAAATGGTAACTTTTGAAAAATCAGTACTAAATAGTCAGAATATTAAAGAAATACGTGAGCTTTCTGAAACCATACGAAAAACAATGCCTAAAGAAACAAAAACAGACTATAACGGCGCTTATGATGTAGAGTTAGGGTTTAAAAATGATAAATTATGGCTTTTTCAAATTCGCCCTTTTGTAGAAAACAAAAAAGCATTAAGCTCTACGTACCTAGAGTCTATTACTCCTAAAATTAATATTAATAAAGAAATAGATCTTTCAACAAAACTATAA